One Streptomyces sp. NBC_00223 genomic window carries:
- the serA gene encoding phosphoglycerate dehydrogenase codes for MSQKPVVLIAEELSPATVDALGPDFEIRHCNGADRAELLSAIADVDAILIRSATKVDAEAVAAARKLRVVARAGVGLDNVDVAAATKAGVMVVNAPTSNIVTAAELACGLLISTARNIAPANAALKNGEWKRNKYTGVELSEKTLGVVGLGRIGVLVAQRMSAFGMKIVAYDPYVQPARAAQMGVKLLSLDELLEQSDFITVHLPKTPETLGLIGDEALHKVKPSVRIVNAARGGIVDEEALASALKEGRVAGAGLDVYSKEPCTDSPLFQFDNVVATPHLGASTDEAQEKAGIAVARSVRLALAGELVPDAVNVQGGVIAEDVKPGLPLAEKLGRIFTALAGEVAARLDVEVCGEITQHDVKILELSALKGVFEDVVAETVSYVNAPLFAQERGVEVRLTTSSESPNHRNLVTVRGTLADGTEVSVSGTLAGPKHVQKIVAVGDEDVDLVLADHMAFLRYTDRPGVVGTLGRILGEVGVNIAGMQVARAAAGGDALVALTIDSSIPTGVLSDIAAEIGATSARAVNLTD; via the coding sequence GTGAGCCAGAAGCCTGTCGTACTCATCGCAGAAGAGCTGTCGCCCGCCACGGTGGACGCGCTCGGCCCGGACTTCGAGATCCGGCACTGCAACGGCGCGGACCGAGCCGAGCTGCTGTCCGCCATCGCCGATGTCGACGCCATTCTGATCCGCAGCGCCACCAAGGTCGACGCCGAGGCCGTCGCGGCCGCACGTAAACTCCGGGTCGTCGCCCGCGCGGGCGTCGGCCTGGACAACGTGGACGTCGCCGCCGCCACCAAGGCCGGCGTCATGGTGGTCAACGCGCCGACCTCCAACATCGTCACCGCCGCCGAGCTGGCCTGCGGCCTGCTCATCTCCACCGCCCGCAACATCGCGCCCGCCAACGCGGCGCTGAAGAACGGCGAGTGGAAGCGGAACAAGTACACCGGCGTCGAGCTGAGCGAGAAGACCCTCGGTGTGGTCGGCCTCGGCCGGATCGGTGTGCTGGTCGCCCAGCGGATGTCGGCCTTCGGTATGAAGATCGTCGCGTACGACCCCTATGTGCAGCCCGCGCGCGCCGCCCAGATGGGTGTCAAGCTGCTCTCGCTCGACGAGCTGCTCGAACAGTCCGACTTCATCACCGTGCACCTGCCCAAGACGCCCGAGACGCTGGGGCTGATCGGCGACGAGGCGCTGCACAAGGTCAAGCCGTCCGTGCGGATCGTCAACGCGGCGCGCGGCGGGATCGTGGACGAGGAGGCGCTGGCCTCCGCCCTCAAGGAGGGCCGGGTCGCGGGCGCGGGCCTGGACGTCTACTCCAAGGAGCCGTGCACCGACTCGCCGCTGTTCCAGTTCGACAACGTGGTGGCCACCCCGCACCTGGGCGCCTCCACCGACGAGGCCCAGGAGAAGGCGGGTATCGCGGTCGCCCGCTCGGTGCGGCTCGCGCTCGCCGGTGAGCTGGTGCCGGACGCGGTCAACGTCCAGGGCGGCGTCATCGCCGAGGACGTCAAGCCGGGTCTGCCGCTCGCCGAGAAGCTCGGCCGGATCTTCACCGCGCTCGCGGGCGAGGTCGCGGCCCGCCTCGATGTCGAGGTGTGCGGCGAGATCACCCAGCACGACGTCAAGATCCTCGAACTCAGCGCGCTCAAGGGCGTGTTCGAGGACGTCGTCGCCGAGACGGTCAGCTATGTCAACGCGCCGCTGTTCGCCCAGGAGCGCGGGGTCGAGGTGCGCCTCACCACCAGCTCCGAGTCGCCCAACCACCGCAACCTGGTGACCGTCCGCGGCACCCTCGCCGACGGCACCGAGGTCTCGGTCTCCGGCACGCTGGCCGGCCCCAAGCATGTGCAGAAGATCGTCGCGGTCGGCGACGAGGACGTGGACCTGGTCCTCGCCGACCACATGGCCTTCCTCCGCTACACCGACCGTCCCGGCGTGGTCGGCACCCTCGGCCGCATCCTGGGCGAGGTCGGCGTCAACATCGCGGGCATGCAGGTCGCCCGTGCGGCGGCCGGCGGCGACGCGCTGGTCGCGCTGACCATCGACTCGTCCATTCCGACCGGTGTCCTGTCGGACATCGCGGCGGAGATCGGCGCGACCTCGGCCCGCGCGGTCAACCTCACGGACTGA
- a CDS encoding DUF6375 family protein, which yields MRIWNGYGSEHSMNLVMIGRFQEVTGAKAAEECMKALQELAEGTWSDDDWRSHDERMPRELGDALGEMKLYDMGRSDVDNYAFDHSVTRNAETVRLWTDESDVQGFLKVLLHYGAKVEVFSRHEWNEDATPRSDVRERSDSGSD from the coding sequence ATGAGGATCTGGAACGGATACGGCTCGGAACACTCGATGAACCTCGTCATGATCGGCCGCTTTCAAGAAGTAACCGGCGCGAAGGCGGCCGAGGAATGTATGAAGGCACTGCAGGAACTCGCTGAAGGCACCTGGTCCGACGACGATTGGCGCAGCCACGATGAGCGCATGCCCCGCGAACTTGGCGACGCACTGGGCGAAATGAAGCTATACGACATGGGCCGCTCCGACGTCGACAACTACGCGTTCGACCACAGCGTCACCCGCAACGCCGAGACGGTCAGGCTCTGGACCGATGAGTCCGACGTACAGGGGTTCTTGAAGGTGCTCCTCCACTATGGCGCGAAGGTCGAGGTGTTCTCCCGTCACGAATGGAACGAGGACGCGACACCGAGGTCGGATGTGCGCGAGCGGAGCGACAGTGGATCTGACTGA
- a CDS encoding ISL3 family transposase, whose translation MRDVNELVAVVFSGLSALVIEGVTDEGEVIRVSARTRDYPVPCPACGTRTARMHGFHGRVIADVPVDGRRVVVSVRVRRLVCPVSGCPRQTFREQVPGVVERYQRRTNRLADQLGSVVKELAGRAGARLSRVLACAVSRSTALRMLMRQAVTPLRVPRVLGVDDFALKRRHRYATVIIDAETGERIDVLPDRTAQTLIAWLREHPGAEYVCRDGSASYGEAIRQALPEAVQVSDRWHLWSNLCGKVLAEVRSHAVCWATAVNPARPGGVREQTTRERWQQVHHLLDRGVGLLECARRLDVALNTVKRYARMKEPTTERRAPRYKPTLVDPYRDHLRRRRNEDPAVPVTHLLHEIRELGYTGSANLLVRYITQGRAEGDKPVTTPQRFARLLLTRPENLRDKDAALLRELTRTCPEMTELARLTGEFAQLLTPADGNDAKLGEWITTVRATDLPHLHSFANGLELDRAAVDAGLTRPYHNGRTEGVNTRTKRIMRQMHGRARFPLLRHRILLQ comes from the coding sequence GTGCGCGATGTCAATGAGCTTGTGGCTGTGGTGTTTTCAGGGTTGTCGGCCCTGGTCATCGAGGGCGTGACGGACGAGGGCGAGGTCATCCGGGTTTCGGCGCGGACTCGGGACTATCCGGTACCGTGCCCCGCGTGCGGGACGCGAACAGCGCGGATGCACGGGTTTCATGGGCGGGTGATCGCGGACGTGCCGGTGGACGGACGGCGGGTCGTCGTCTCGGTGCGGGTCCGTCGCCTGGTGTGCCCGGTGTCCGGCTGCCCGCGGCAGACGTTCCGCGAGCAGGTTCCCGGCGTCGTGGAGCGCTACCAGCGCCGCACCAACCGCCTGGCCGACCAACTCGGCTCCGTTGTAAAGGAGTTAGCAGGCCGGGCGGGCGCCCGCCTCTCCCGCGTCCTGGCCTGCGCAGTCTCGCGCTCGACCGCCCTGCGCATGCTCATGCGCCAGGCAGTGACGCCGCTGCGCGTCCCGCGCGTGCTCGGCGTCGACGACTTCGCCCTCAAACGCCGGCATCGCTACGCCACCGTGATCATCGACGCTGAGACCGGCGAGCGGATCGACGTCCTGCCCGACCGCACCGCCCAGACCCTGATCGCGTGGCTGCGCGAGCATCCCGGGGCCGAGTACGTCTGCCGTGACGGCTCCGCCTCCTACGGCGAGGCGATCCGCCAGGCCCTCCCCGAAGCGGTGCAGGTCAGCGACCGGTGGCACCTGTGGTCCAACCTGTGCGGCAAGGTCCTGGCCGAAGTCCGCTCCCACGCCGTCTGCTGGGCCACCGCAGTGAACCCCGCCCGCCCCGGAGGCGTACGCGAGCAGACCACCCGCGAGCGCTGGCAGCAGGTCCATCACCTGCTCGACAGGGGCGTCGGCCTGCTCGAATGCGCCCGCCGCCTCGATGTCGCCCTGAACACCGTCAAGCGGTACGCCCGCATGAAGGAGCCCACCACCGAGCGCCGCGCACCCCGCTACAAGCCCACACTCGTCGACCCCTACCGCGACCATCTTCGCCGCCGCCGAAACGAAGACCCCGCTGTGCCCGTCACCCACCTCCTGCACGAGATCAGGGAACTCGGCTACACCGGCAGCGCCAACCTGCTGGTCCGCTACATCACCCAGGGCCGCGCCGAAGGCGACAAGCCGGTCACCACCCCGCAGCGCTTCGCCCGCCTCCTCCTCACCCGCCCCGAGAACCTGCGCGACAAGGACGCCGCACTCCTCAGGGAACTCACCCGGACTTGCCCCGAGATGACCGAACTCGCCCGCCTCACCGGCGAGTTCGCCCAGCTACTGACCCCAGCGGACGGCAACGACGCCAAGCTCGGCGAGTGGATCACCACAGTCCGCGCCACCGACCTGCCCCACCTGCACTCCTTCGCGAACGGCCTCGAACTCGACCGTGCCGCCGTCGACGCCGGACTCACCCGCCCTTACCACAACGGCCGCACCGAGGGCGTCAACACCCGAACCAAACGGATCATGAGACAGATGCACGGCCGAGCCAGATTCCCCCTGCTCCGCCACCGCATCCTCCTCCAATGA
- a CDS encoding LysR family transcriptional regulator, which produces MSDLEVRQLRYFVAVAEELHFGRAAERLGMAQPPLSRAIRELERQLGVTLMERTTRRVALTSAGEILLRDARTALDAVTAAARRTRRAGQPEPGLRLALKADYDGGLLPQIFAAYQNEAAALPVELMLGGRGDQEPALRDGSADIALLPGPFDDRGLDVEPLLTEPRLLAVAATDPLAAHSCLRLADLAGRVLPDGGPADREGLPPVPAVEPRDDDRRPASHTLVTPAPRRLDLAQIFNLIELGTIVWFPPASIARRHPRPDIAYRTVSDLSPLELALAWPQESRSPAVAAFVRTATAVAAAAYPEDRPPVTPTTPPGRPTHTPA; this is translated from the coding sequence ATGAGTGATCTGGAGGTCAGACAGCTCCGGTATTTCGTGGCCGTCGCCGAGGAACTGCACTTCGGACGGGCGGCGGAGCGGCTGGGCATGGCGCAGCCCCCGCTGTCGCGGGCGATCCGCGAGCTGGAGCGGCAGCTGGGCGTGACACTGATGGAGCGGACGACACGCCGGGTCGCCCTCACCTCCGCCGGCGAGATCCTGCTGCGCGACGCGCGGACGGCGCTCGACGCGGTCACGGCCGCGGCCCGGCGGACCCGGCGGGCCGGGCAGCCGGAGCCCGGGCTGCGGCTGGCGCTCAAGGCCGACTACGACGGTGGGCTGCTGCCGCAGATCTTCGCCGCTTACCAGAACGAGGCGGCCGCCCTCCCGGTGGAACTCATGCTGGGCGGACGCGGGGATCAGGAGCCGGCGCTGCGCGACGGCAGCGCGGACATCGCGCTGCTGCCCGGACCGTTCGACGACCGCGGCCTGGATGTGGAACCGCTGCTGACCGAACCGCGCCTGCTCGCCGTCGCGGCGACCGATCCGCTGGCCGCGCACTCCTGCCTGCGGCTGGCCGACCTCGCGGGGAGGGTCCTGCCCGACGGAGGCCCCGCGGACCGGGAAGGACTCCCCCCGGTCCCCGCCGTCGAGCCCCGCGACGACGACCGGCGGCCCGCGTCCCACACCCTGGTGACGCCGGCGCCCCGCCGGCTGGACCTGGCCCAGATCTTCAACCTGATCGAACTGGGCACCATCGTCTGGTTCCCGCCGGCCTCGATCGCCCGGCGCCACCCCCGGCCGGACATCGCCTACCGGACCGTCAGCGACCTCTCGCCCCTCGAACTCGCCCTGGCCTGGCCCCAGGAGTCCCGCTCCCCGGCCGTCGCCGCCTTCGTCCGTACGGCCACCGCCGTCGCCGCGGCCGCCTACCCCGAGGACCGGCCGCCCGTCACCCCCACGACGCCGCCGGGCCGGCCCACCCACACCCCCGCCTGA
- a CDS encoding NAD(P)H-binding protein — MIVITTPTGQIGRQALARLLAAGAQVRVIVRDASRLPAAVRDRVQVVQGSHGDPEVVTEAFAGADAVFWLVPPDPRAPSLDAAYTDFSRPASAALKAQGVKRVVAVSALGRGTPMADHAGHVTASLAMDDLLAATGVGYRALTMPSFMDNLLRQTELIKNRGIFTSPVSGSRSMPTCAVGDIAAVAAELLLDDTWSGVEEVPVLGPEDLSFDDMARIMAEVLQRPVRFQQVPGPDFKARMTQFGMSDAVAQGLLDMALAKDAGLDNAVPRTARSSTPTGFRQWCEDVLRPAVLA; from the coding sequence ATGATCGTCATCACCACCCCCACCGGCCAGATCGGCCGGCAGGCCCTGGCCCGCCTCCTGGCCGCCGGAGCGCAGGTCCGGGTGATCGTGCGCGACGCCTCCCGCCTCCCCGCCGCGGTGCGCGACCGGGTCCAGGTCGTCCAGGGCTCGCACGGAGACCCCGAGGTGGTCACCGAGGCCTTCGCCGGGGCGGACGCCGTCTTCTGGCTGGTACCGCCGGACCCCCGCGCGCCCAGCCTCGACGCCGCGTACACGGACTTCAGCCGGCCGGCGAGCGCGGCCCTCAAGGCACAGGGCGTCAAGCGGGTCGTCGCCGTCTCGGCCCTCGGCCGGGGAACGCCCATGGCCGACCACGCCGGACACGTCACCGCGTCCCTCGCCATGGATGACCTGCTGGCCGCCACGGGGGTCGGCTACCGGGCGCTCACGATGCCCTCGTTCATGGACAACCTGCTGCGCCAGACGGAGCTGATCAAGAACCGGGGCATCTTCACCTCGCCCGTCTCCGGCAGCCGCTCGATGCCCACCTGCGCCGTCGGCGACATCGCCGCGGTGGCCGCGGAACTCCTGCTCGACGACACCTGGAGCGGCGTCGAGGAGGTGCCCGTGCTGGGGCCCGAGGACCTTTCCTTCGACGACATGGCCCGGATCATGGCCGAGGTGCTCCAGCGCCCGGTCCGCTTCCAGCAGGTACCGGGCCCGGACTTCAAGGCCCGGATGACGCAGTTCGGAATGTCCGACGCCGTGGCCCAGGGTCTGCTGGACATGGCGCTGGCCAAGGACGCCGGGCTGGACAACGCCGTGCCACGCACCGCCCGGTCCAGTACGCCCACCGGCTTCCGCCAGTGGTGCGAGGACGTGCTCAGGCCGGCCGTCCTCGCCTGA
- a CDS encoding TniQ family protein, which translates to MTLWTPDRIPLVVTPAPGEALESWIGAYARRLRVTDSVFLESVGLPGARTSHLALRLISDEAAALERATGVERQALTSMTLEPYDGLAVAILPDRRKLARPPAWRFSGSRARYCPGCLGDYAGRGPVFWRLPWAFACITHHTLLLDFCPDCRQPPHPWKARRLGPRTTGTCTRAHSGLGLRAACGADLTQARGTPLPASGLVLAAQQHITTLLNGEPAARPTALAEVKQLYALAWRILRGLHTIADRAPEIVHTVITECGGELPELTSEDVGHDAHNAAVGTALARIALHPGHADHEALFEWVLEADRSLLKTSKNNIGAMADRWTWSGPELVGRVLAKLDPRATLHARLRYASASPRPRWPDLPADAITRRATMIPAMLWPGWTMRLLPRPKNNKYPRAGTFRRGCSSFLLLPGGPPQLNFERVGPLLGNQEINTDRDSIERRLYLDHDLTPLASTLAQLARALDQHGSPIDYARRRSTFTSTTVTLDLDAYARLCAQQGWNPGQRHRVLLMRAYLLMLLTGEVHPPPEGASYRFTWHCSEFRFHAPRALRSFLRQQAEDNLTHHKIIEPVTWEPPDAWVTAVRWPGISPTDIVKDEFRDLLATSGTVHEAADALGLTTEHVRLYCDLTETGAATPSDVIGKHLSTRTVRTVKTREGTLARDRLHDLYVNQKLELTHIANLASCSPDTVRRLLRQDGIPLRPRPRRIPDRPDITREWLHHEYIERQRDIANLARERGVTHYHLAKMAKAWGITIRPSGGQCYNAVGHLNLHLPLSEDMRKVVMTSQALSRLRAITQIPGHPSFAAAARSDGSGTDSALRQRVIGIEKAVGFQIFDRSTRPLAPTERGQEFLREAAQILRIADAARLHQE; encoded by the coding sequence ATGACACTCTGGACTCCCGACCGCATCCCCCTCGTGGTCACGCCGGCGCCCGGCGAGGCCTTGGAGAGCTGGATCGGCGCCTACGCACGGCGTCTCCGTGTCACCGACAGCGTCTTCCTCGAATCCGTCGGGCTGCCCGGCGCCCGCACGTCACACCTCGCGCTACGGCTCATCTCCGACGAAGCGGCTGCCTTGGAGCGGGCCACCGGCGTCGAACGGCAGGCACTCACCAGCATGACGCTCGAACCTTACGACGGACTGGCAGTGGCGATCCTGCCCGACCGGCGCAAGCTGGCCAGACCACCGGCCTGGAGATTCAGCGGAAGCCGAGCCCGCTACTGTCCCGGGTGCCTGGGCGATTACGCCGGCCGTGGGCCGGTCTTCTGGCGCCTCCCGTGGGCTTTCGCCTGCATCACCCACCACACACTGCTACTGGACTTCTGTCCCGACTGCCGTCAGCCCCCGCACCCCTGGAAGGCAAGACGGCTCGGACCTCGCACAACGGGCACTTGCACGCGAGCCCACAGCGGTCTCGGCCTCAGAGCGGCCTGCGGAGCCGACCTCACGCAGGCCCGGGGCACCCCGCTGCCCGCCTCGGGACTCGTACTGGCCGCCCAGCAGCACATCACCACCCTGCTGAACGGCGAACCGGCCGCACGGCCGACCGCGCTGGCCGAGGTCAAGCAGCTCTACGCTCTGGCCTGGCGCATTTTGCGTGGCCTGCACACCATCGCGGACCGGGCGCCGGAAATCGTACACACCGTGATAACCGAATGCGGCGGAGAGCTGCCGGAACTGACCAGCGAGGACGTCGGGCACGACGCCCACAACGCCGCCGTCGGCACCGCACTGGCCCGCATCGCCCTCCACCCCGGCCATGCAGACCACGAGGCACTCTTCGAGTGGGTCCTCGAAGCCGACCGCTCGCTGCTGAAGACCTCGAAGAACAACATCGGAGCGATGGCCGACCGATGGACCTGGAGCGGTCCCGAGCTGGTTGGGCGCGTGCTGGCCAAGCTCGACCCCCGCGCCACCTTGCACGCCCGACTTCGTTACGCCAGCGCCAGCCCCCGACCGCGCTGGCCGGACCTCCCTGCGGACGCCATCACCCGCCGGGCGACCATGATCCCTGCCATGCTCTGGCCCGGGTGGACGATGCGCCTGCTCCCACGGCCCAAGAACAACAAATACCCCCGCGCGGGCACGTTCCGCCGCGGCTGCAGCAGCTTCCTCCTGCTTCCCGGCGGACCGCCCCAGCTGAACTTCGAACGTGTCGGCCCACTCCTGGGCAACCAGGAGATCAACACCGACCGCGACAGCATCGAACGACGCCTCTACCTCGATCACGATCTGACCCCACTGGCATCAACTTTGGCCCAGCTCGCCCGCGCCTTGGACCAGCACGGCTCCCCTATCGACTACGCCAGACGGCGATCCACCTTCACCAGCACCACGGTCACCCTCGATCTCGATGCATACGCCCGGCTATGCGCGCAGCAGGGCTGGAACCCCGGCCAGCGACATCGCGTCCTCCTCATGCGTGCGTATCTCCTGATGCTGCTGACCGGCGAGGTTCATCCCCCGCCCGAAGGGGCGTCCTACCGATTCACATGGCACTGCTCGGAGTTCCGGTTCCATGCGCCCCGCGCCCTCCGCTCGTTCCTCCGCCAGCAGGCCGAAGACAACCTCACCCACCACAAGATCATCGAGCCCGTCACCTGGGAACCACCCGATGCCTGGGTGACCGCCGTCCGATGGCCCGGTATCTCCCCCACAGACATCGTCAAGGACGAATTCCGCGATCTGCTCGCAACGTCCGGCACCGTCCACGAGGCCGCTGATGCTCTCGGCCTGACCACAGAACACGTCCGCCTCTACTGTGACCTCACGGAGACCGGCGCAGCCACCCCCAGCGACGTAATCGGCAAGCACCTCAGCACACGCACAGTGAGAACGGTCAAGACCCGCGAGGGCACTCTTGCCCGGGACCGACTCCACGACCTCTACGTGAACCAGAAGCTGGAACTCACGCACATCGCCAACCTGGCATCCTGCAGCCCCGACACAGTCCGCCGACTCCTCCGGCAAGACGGCATCCCACTCCGCCCCCGGCCACGACGAATCCCGGACCGCCCTGACATCACCCGCGAATGGCTCCACCATGAGTACATCGAACGCCAACGCGACATCGCCAACCTCGCCCGCGAGCGCGGCGTCACTCACTACCACCTCGCCAAGATGGCCAAAGCCTGGGGCATCACGATCCGCCCCTCCGGGGGCCAGTGCTACAACGCCGTCGGACACCTGAACCTTCACCTCCCCTTGTCCGAGGACATGCGCAAAGTAGTCATGACCTCGCAAGCCCTCAGCCGACTGCGAGCCATCACCCAGATCCCCGGCCACCCCAGCTTCGCCGCCGCGGCCCGGAGCGACGGCTCCGGGACCGACAGCGCGCTCCGCCAGCGAGTCATCGGCATCGAAAAGGCAGTTGGCTTCCAGATCTTCGATCGCTCCACCAGACCCCTCGCCCCCACCGAACGCGGACAGGAGTTCCTCCGCGAAGCCGCCCAAATTCTCCGCATCGCCGACGCAGCCCGTCTTCACCAAGAGTGA
- a CDS encoding radical SAM protein: MPCKIRLSACGVHLFDRASGMNVLLDEVPVAAEQFSPAPRYLSVALTNACELHCLYCYAPKHAAALNPENVLAWAVELDAAGCLGVGFGGGEPTAYRRFSQLCADITQSTSMAVTFTTHGHRLTPDFAESLRGAVHFVRLSVDGIGPTYERLRGKPFTSVVRAASLLASLVPFGINTVVNADTVDELDDVARFAADVGASELLLLPEQPTAATPGISEADAQRLVEWVSAARAGVRLAISRTGLEAALPVAEALPGEDPLEAHMHVDAAGILRPHAYASAGTPVGASIMDAVQALRGTR, encoded by the coding sequence ATGCCGTGCAAGATCCGCCTGTCCGCTTGTGGCGTTCACCTGTTTGACCGCGCCTCTGGGATGAACGTCCTGCTCGATGAGGTGCCTGTCGCTGCTGAGCAGTTCTCTCCCGCACCGCGGTACCTGTCTGTTGCCTTGACGAATGCGTGCGAGCTCCACTGCCTGTACTGCTACGCGCCCAAGCATGCTGCGGCTCTCAACCCCGAGAACGTACTGGCCTGGGCGGTCGAGCTCGATGCGGCCGGGTGCCTGGGCGTCGGTTTCGGAGGCGGGGAGCCGACCGCGTACCGCAGGTTTTCTCAACTGTGCGCGGACATCACCCAGTCCACGTCGATGGCGGTGACGTTCACCACGCACGGGCACCGGCTGACGCCCGACTTCGCCGAGTCTCTGCGCGGCGCCGTGCACTTCGTCCGTCTGTCGGTCGACGGAATCGGACCCACCTACGAGCGGCTCCGCGGCAAGCCATTCACCTCCGTGGTCCGCGCGGCCTCTCTGCTCGCCTCCCTTGTCCCGTTCGGAATCAACACGGTGGTCAACGCCGACACCGTCGATGAACTGGACGACGTCGCCAGGTTCGCGGCCGATGTCGGCGCCTCCGAGCTGCTGCTCCTGCCGGAGCAACCGACTGCGGCCACCCCTGGTATTAGCGAGGCCGACGCTCAGCGCCTCGTCGAATGGGTCTCGGCTGCCAGGGCCGGGGTACGCCTCGCGATCTCCCGCACCGGCCTCGAAGCGGCGCTGCCCGTCGCGGAGGCCCTCCCGGGGGAGGATCCCTTGGAGGCGCACATGCACGTCGACGCTGCAGGGATCCTACGCCCTCACGCCTACGCTTCCGCGGGAACACCGGTCGGCGCCTCCATTATGGATGCCGTCCAGGCGCTGAGAGGAACACGATGA